One Desulfonatronovibrio hydrogenovorans DSM 9292 DNA segment encodes these proteins:
- a CDS encoding PG0541 family transporter-associated protein, translating to MKLVQISFRFEYTDVIEAILDECDVQDYIRYPMVEGKGSDGKHFGTQVFPGSFTVVQARVDNEEIEGLLKTLQAFRLEKKAHHHVRAMVIAVEDGLGF from the coding sequence GTGAAGCTGGTTCAGATAAGCTTTCGCTTTGAATATACCGACGTTATTGAAGCCATTCTGGATGAATGTGATGTCCAGGATTACATCCGCTATCCCATGGTGGAGGGCAAAGGGTCAGATGGAAAGCACTTTGGGACTCAGGTTTTTCCAGGCAGTTTTACAGTGGTCCAGGCCAGAGTTGACAACGAAGAGATTGAAGGCCTGCTAAAAACACTTCAGGCATTCAGGCTGGAAAAAAAAGCTCATCACCATGTTCGAGCCATGGTAATTGCTGTTGAAGATGGTCTGGGCTTCTGA
- a CDS encoding efflux RND transporter periplasmic adaptor subunit translates to MHREDNNQPLISEKNKGLFQKIINPWSIFIALVAAGLLYFVNTSRQVQDGEQEVQRPATAVEVAPVVSMTLMDTVRGLGTLRPVQEVDLKPEVDGRIKAVHFQEGGFVSKNQLLFEIEEQKHLRRLSSSRAALEEARARQANIQRNHDRFALLFEQSVVSENEFDRVKTDLEAAQAEVRRLVAQVELVKEELADTVIRAPFSGYVSRRLMDPGAFVTTGQILASIYQTEFLEILFMVPEKYSARVKMGQTVIVETAAHEDGVFRGKVSFVSPSVEESTRKLEVKASIDNSDNGLKPGSFAPAVLVLGLLEDTMVIPERALVATRDGYLVFVVDGQQEQVESRKISSGQRRPGLVEVLEGLEPGEKVVVSGHMNLNHGSRIRVVEDLGPDWTGSDLGNDAAFLHYSEHNDHSRSGALRSGQQ, encoded by the coding sequence ATGCACCGGGAAGACAATAATCAGCCTCTTATTTCAGAAAAAAATAAGGGTCTTTTTCAGAAAATTATCAACCCCTGGTCGATTTTTATCGCACTGGTGGCGGCAGGGCTGCTTTATTTTGTTAACACATCCAGGCAGGTTCAGGATGGGGAACAAGAGGTCCAGCGTCCGGCAACAGCTGTAGAGGTGGCCCCGGTTGTTTCCATGACCCTGATGGATACGGTCAGAGGACTGGGTACTTTGAGACCTGTTCAGGAAGTGGACCTTAAGCCTGAAGTAGACGGAAGGATAAAGGCGGTTCATTTCCAGGAGGGAGGTTTTGTAAGCAAGAATCAACTGCTCTTTGAAATTGAGGAACAAAAGCACCTGCGCCGTCTTTCTTCAAGCAGGGCTGCTCTGGAAGAAGCCAGGGCAAGACAGGCAAATATCCAGCGTAACCATGACCGGTTTGCACTTCTGTTTGAACAGAGTGTTGTTTCTGAAAATGAGTTTGACCGGGTCAAAACAGATCTTGAGGCTGCTCAGGCAGAAGTCAGAAGGCTTGTTGCCCAGGTGGAGCTGGTCAAGGAAGAACTGGCTGATACTGTGATCCGGGCTCCTTTTTCAGGCTATGTGTCAAGACGGTTGATGGATCCCGGAGCCTTTGTAACCACAGGGCAGATCCTGGCCAGTATTTACCAGACAGAGTTCCTGGAAATATTGTTCATGGTTCCTGAAAAGTATTCGGCCCGGGTCAAAATGGGACAAACGGTTATAGTTGAAACCGCTGCTCATGAAGATGGAGTATTCAGGGGCAAGGTCAGTTTTGTGAGTCCGTCGGTGGAAGAGTCCACCAGGAAACTTGAAGTCAAGGCGTCCATTGATAACAGTGACAACGGACTGAAGCCCGGATCCTTTGCTCCAGCTGTTCTTGTCCTTGGCCTGCTGGAAGACACCATGGTCATCCCGGAAAGGGCTTTGGTGGCTACCAGAGATGGATATCTGGTTTTTGTTGTGGACGGACAACAAGAGCAGGTCGAAAGCAGGAAGATCAGTTCCGGGCAGCGTAGACCCGGACTTGTCGAAGTCCTTGAAGGGCTTGAGCCAGGCGAGAAGGTAGTTGTTTCCGGGCATATGAACCTGAATCACGGCTCCAGGATCAGGGTGGTGGAGGATCTGGGTCCTGACTGGACAGGATCAGATCTTGGTAATGACGCAGCCTTTCTTCATTATTCTGAGCACAATGATCACAGTAGATCCGGAGCTTTGAGGAGTGGCCAGCAGTGA
- a CDS encoding PTS sugar transporter subunit IIA — MIGIILVTHGNFGESLLSAASMIMGDKESCHALGVDVSRPMDEIIEELKKKVRELDRGDGVLILTDMFGGTPTNISLSLLSHGQTEVITGVNLPMLLKALGGRTRKLQDLAQEIKGAGKQGILVAGDVLKRQIPGTAKKAG; from the coding sequence ATGATCGGGATAATTCTGGTTACACACGGCAATTTCGGTGAAAGTCTGCTCAGTGCCGCTTCAATGATCATGGGGGACAAAGAAAGCTGCCATGCCCTTGGTGTGGACGTTTCCAGACCCATGGACGAAATCATTGAAGAATTAAAGAAAAAAGTCAGGGAACTGGACAGGGGTGATGGAGTCCTCATTCTAACCGATATGTTTGGCGGAACCCCTACCAATATCAGCCTGTCTCTTTTAAGCCACGGACAAACAGAGGTCATTACCGGGGTCAACTTGCCCATGCTCCTGAAGGCTCTGGGCGGAAGGACCAGAAAACTGCAGGACCTGGCTCAGGAAATAAAAGGAGCCGGCAAACAGGGCATCCTGGTGGCAGGTGACGTCTTGAAACGTCAGATCCCAGGGACAGCCAAAAAGGCCGGATGA
- a CDS encoding PTS sugar transporter subunit IIA, whose protein sequence is MNLDKYIHIDQIIPELSSGSKNEILAELIAPLVQKYDFLSLDKVYDVLLTRENLGTTGIGEGVAIPHGKLDDLEEVLLVAGRSLRGVNFSALDHKPVHIFFMVLAPEKSAGKHLKILAYISRLLQDPTFKESFMRAQDREELWNLITKA, encoded by the coding sequence ATGAACTTAGATAAATACATCCATATAGACCAGATCATCCCGGAACTATCGTCTGGCTCCAAAAACGAGATCCTGGCCGAGCTGATAGCCCCGCTTGTCCAGAAATATGACTTTTTAAGCCTGGACAAGGTGTATGATGTCCTGCTGACCAGGGAAAATCTTGGTACTACCGGTATTGGAGAAGGCGTAGCAATACCGCACGGCAAGCTTGACGACCTGGAAGAGGTCCTGCTGGTGGCTGGAAGAAGCCTCAGGGGAGTGAATTTTTCAGCCCTTGACCATAAACCGGTCCACATTTTTTTCATGGTCCTGGCTCCTGAAAAAAGCGCTGGCAAGCATCTGAAAATCCTGGCCTACATATCAAGACTTTTGCAGGATCCGACTTTCAAAGAGTCCTTTATGCGGGCTCAAGACAGGGAAGAGCTATGGAATCTGATAACCAAGGCATGA
- the rapZ gene encoding RNase adapter RapZ — MESDNQGMTQPGLQQTSVVGQYPLLIVTGLSGAGKSTALNVFEDLGFFTVDGLPVSLVPSILALFARENPKNYRGLALGMDLRQPDFATDWIKVRQELDHAGTCLQIIFLEASASVLVRRYATTRRPHPLESRNIGLEQALDQERDVLELMRNDAHLVIDTSGFSIHDLRRVIQEKWECLDQSFAGMRVHLISFGFKYGVPSEADMVFDLRFLPNPFFDKDLRPMSGKDINIAEYVLARNPGAEYLTRTKEYLNFLVPMFADEGRYRLTISMGCTGGRHRSVAVVEALSPFLKNLGYLVSIEHRHLNLG, encoded by the coding sequence ATGGAATCTGATAACCAAGGCATGACTCAGCCCGGCCTGCAGCAAACGTCTGTTGTTGGCCAATATCCTTTGCTCATTGTCACCGGGCTGTCCGGGGCCGGCAAAAGCACTGCCCTCAATGTCTTTGAAGACCTGGGATTTTTCACTGTGGACGGTCTGCCAGTCAGTCTTGTTCCGTCCATCCTTGCTCTTTTTGCCCGGGAGAATCCCAAAAATTACCGGGGACTTGCCCTTGGAATGGATCTGCGTCAACCTGACTTTGCCACAGATTGGATAAAGGTCAGACAGGAATTGGACCACGCCGGGACCTGCCTTCAGATCATCTTTCTTGAAGCCTCGGCCAGCGTCCTGGTCAGGAGATACGCCACCACCAGGCGCCCACATCCTTTAGAGTCCAGAAATATTGGCCTTGAGCAGGCCCTGGATCAGGAAAGAGATGTCTTGGAGCTGATGCGTAACGATGCCCATCTAGTCATTGACACTTCCGGATTCTCCATCCATGATCTGCGCCGGGTTATCCAGGAAAAATGGGAGTGTCTTGATCAGAGCTTTGCAGGAATGAGGGTCCATCTCATCTCATTTGGCTTCAAATACGGAGTCCCTTCAGAGGCAGATATGGTTTTTGATCTCCGATTTCTTCCAAACCCTTTTTTTGACAAAGACCTGCGGCCCATGTCAGGTAAGGACATAAACATCGCAGAATATGTTTTGGCCCGGAACCCTGGAGCGGAATATCTGACCAGGACCAAGGAGTATCTGAATTTCCTTGTGCCCATGTTCGCTGATGAAGGAAGATACAGGCTTACCATATCCATGGGCTGTACAGGAGGAAGACATCGCTCAGTGGCTGTGGTCGAAGCTCTTTCCCCTTTTCTCAAGAATCTTGGATATCTGGTTTCCATCGAACACCGGCATCTCAACCTGGGCTGA
- a CDS encoding protein-disulfide reductase DsbD family protein, producing the protein MKKHLLKILIFLVVAGCCCVLPGHSSASGPPARTHWQAFELPSDHRPGYQGLLIFWIIPDQDIYTYSHDPGPGGYPTALEILGVLSEELTVYYPPGKMLPDPFEPQELSSLYLGPTPVFIPVPEDLTSGQTLEARASFLLCSDRNCWPVSKEVQYDLDRLALESLPNPEEESWWPRWVASVPGEKESPAPWTGNSEPAAPLLEEGFLFETRSFTPGLEVSSAAKAALLAILAGLILNFMPCVLPVISLKLRGMIPDSAHDQDAAAKRKAFRIHNLFFALGMLLFFSILSVIISLTGMAWGQVFQNPIAIVILAAVVFGLGLSLFGLYDLPIIDLKAGSSSPKKNPNLEALSTGMLATLLATPCSGPFLGGVLAWALTQPPATIAFVLLCVGLGMASPYILMFFFPFMVKFLPKPGNWTLYLEKGLGFLLMATCIYLIALLPETLIMQTLIMFWIIGLGAWMWGKWTSLSQTRLKRGLIRGIAISMMILAAFFLFKPRTYYPAIWMAFDEQKFHQVWGEENFLIEFTADWCPNCKFLEKTVLTPPFLDRIGQDYDLVFLKVDLTYKNPAGEEMLRALDSMSIPLVAIFRKDEPHSPLILRDLFTRNQLLNALDNEFRSSKP; encoded by the coding sequence ATGAAAAAACATCTTCTGAAGATCCTGATTTTCCTGGTTGTAGCCGGGTGCTGCTGTGTGCTGCCGGGACATTCATCAGCATCAGGCCCGCCAGCCCGGACCCATTGGCAGGCCTTTGAACTCCCATCTGATCACAGACCTGGATACCAGGGCCTCCTGATTTTCTGGATTATCCCGGACCAGGATATTTACACCTATTCACATGATCCAGGTCCAGGCGGTTATCCCACTGCGCTGGAGATACTCGGGGTTCTTTCCGAGGAACTTACGGTTTATTATCCTCCCGGGAAAATGCTGCCTGACCCCTTTGAACCCCAGGAACTTTCATCCCTGTACCTTGGTCCGACCCCTGTTTTCATTCCTGTCCCGGAAGACCTGACTTCCGGCCAGACCCTTGAGGCCAGGGCTTCCTTCCTACTCTGCTCAGACCGCAATTGCTGGCCGGTCAGTAAAGAAGTCCAGTACGATCTTGACAGGCTTGCCCTGGAATCCCTGCCCAATCCTGAAGAAGAATCATGGTGGCCGAGGTGGGTTGCATCAGTTCCCGGTGAAAAAGAATCTCCGGCACCCTGGACCGGGAACAGTGAACCAGCAGCCCCCCTGCTGGAAGAAGGATTTCTTTTTGAAACAAGGTCTTTTACTCCAGGCCTTGAGGTGAGCAGTGCAGCCAAAGCGGCTTTGCTGGCCATTCTGGCTGGGCTTATCCTGAACTTCATGCCCTGCGTCCTGCCTGTCATCAGCCTCAAGCTGCGGGGTATGATCCCGGACAGCGCCCATGACCAGGATGCAGCAGCTAAAAGAAAAGCTTTTCGGATTCATAACCTTTTTTTCGCTCTGGGCATGCTTTTATTCTTTTCAATCCTGTCCGTAATCATCTCCCTGACAGGTATGGCCTGGGGACAGGTCTTTCAGAATCCCATTGCCATCGTTATTCTGGCCGCTGTCGTCTTTGGTCTGGGTCTCAGCCTTTTTGGACTTTACGACCTCCCGATCATCGACCTGAAAGCCGGAAGCAGTTCCCCAAAGAAAAACCCTAATCTGGAAGCCCTGTCCACAGGCATGCTGGCTACTCTGCTGGCTACTCCGTGCAGCGGACCTTTTCTAGGCGGCGTACTTGCCTGGGCTCTGACCCAGCCTCCGGCCACCATCGCTTTTGTCCTTTTGTGTGTAGGCCTTGGCATGGCTTCACCTTACATTCTAATGTTTTTTTTCCCCTTCATGGTCAAATTTCTGCCCAAACCCGGTAATTGGACCCTTTACCTGGAAAAAGGACTGGGTTTCCTGCTCATGGCCACCTGCATCTATCTGATTGCCCTGCTTCCGGAAACCTTGATCATGCAAACCCTGATAATGTTCTGGATTATTGGCTTAGGCGCCTGGATGTGGGGCAAATGGACCAGCTTAAGCCAGACCAGACTCAAAAGAGGCTTGATCCGGGGCATTGCCATATCCATGATGATTCTGGCCGCCTTTTTTCTGTTCAAGCCCAGAACCTATTACCCGGCGATCTGGATGGCCTTTGATGAACAGAAGTTTCACCAGGTCTGGGGGGAAGAAAATTTTTTAATTGAATTCACTGCAGACTGGTGTCCCAATTGCAAATTCCTGGAAAAAACAGTACTCACTCCCCCGTTTCTGGACAGAATCGGTCAGGACTACGACTTGGTTTTTCTCAAGGTGGATCTCACCTATAAGAATCCGGCAGGAGAAGAAATGCTAAGAGCCCTGGACAGCATGAGTATTCCTCTGGTGGCCATATTCAGGAAGGATGAGCCCCACAGTCCCCTTATCCTCAGGGACCTTTTCACCAGAAACCAGTTGCTGAACGCCCTGGACAACGAATTCCGGTCCTCTAAACCCTGA
- a CDS encoding efflux RND transporter permease subunit, with protein MIWNLCIRRPVLTIVIFLVFAIFGGYGYLQMPVQENPDVEFPVISVSVVLAGAAPEIIEQEIIDPLEAEINAIEGLKELVSTAGDGLGQVVAEFELWRDQDLAAQDVRDAVERARRMLPQDAESPIVRKLSIDSQAIMWIALVGDERWDEVRLTEYADNILKPQLETLRGVGQVMVGGARNYAVRIRIDPEKLAARDLVVQDVVDAVQRENVDIPSGRIEGVSREFLIRTRGQFSEAAPFNDLIIAYQDGSPVRLSDVGQAVDDVESDRQIARFSGEPSVGLGIVKQTGANTVALADLVRDRVQELSANFPPGLEYRQAMDASVYIKENIRDLQVTILIAAFLVIFVVLAFLRSGRGTIVVALAIPTSLLIGLAFINVMGFSINVLTMLGLILVIGIVVDDAIVVLERSFYHMENGADAMPAARVGTTEVAFPALANSLSLAAVFIPVAFTGGIVGRFFFEFGLTVAVTVFASTFVALTLTPMLCSRLLRYKKRRSFLFDLSERHLKRFESIYVWILKGAFKRRGLVVVIALMAFGLGVAALMSIPQEFQADEDRSRFMLVFETPEGSTIRETDRFARKIEAELARDPDVSHQFLAVGMGPAGPGQPSRGISFVTLTPRQDRELHQSEVMQKFRGILSSIPDGRAFVLELTPGGVGGSPIEIVLKNPDLVELDQLQDQVMGWMRQKPEWFVGVRTNLELNKPQIDVRIDRERAAEMGVSVTQISNTLRYLLGEVDISKIERMAERYDVITDVLGRGSMSPDFLRSIYVRNSSHQLVSLDSLISYEETVGPSEIHRFNRIRSATISASTPPGVAMGDAVNLLSGYLDQELPPQADYELAGMSQVFEESFYYLTITIIFSIIFIYLVLAAQFESFIYPLTIMTSLPLATVGAFGSLWLMGMNFNVYAFIGLIMLMGLVTKNSILLIDYTNILVARGRKPFDAAQEAARERFRPVLMTACSTILGMMPIAMGFGTGGEARAPLGISIVAGLFTSTALTLIVIPVVYTLYDQLQNFLLGKMGRKA; from the coding sequence GTGATCTGGAATCTTTGCATTCGACGACCTGTACTGACCATTGTCATTTTTCTGGTCTTCGCCATCTTTGGCGGATACGGTTATCTGCAGATGCCTGTACAGGAGAACCCGGATGTGGAGTTCCCGGTCATCAGTGTTTCAGTTGTCCTTGCCGGGGCTGCGCCAGAGATTATTGAACAGGAGATAATCGACCCGCTGGAAGCAGAGATCAATGCTATAGAAGGGCTTAAGGAACTGGTGTCAACAGCAGGTGATGGTCTTGGTCAGGTAGTGGCTGAATTTGAACTCTGGCGGGATCAGGATCTGGCGGCTCAGGATGTGCGGGATGCAGTAGAGCGGGCCAGAAGAATGCTTCCCCAGGATGCGGAATCCCCAATAGTCAGAAAGCTTTCCATTGATTCCCAGGCCATAATGTGGATAGCCTTGGTTGGTGATGAGCGCTGGGATGAAGTCCGTTTAACCGAGTATGCGGACAATATCCTGAAACCCCAGCTGGAAACTCTGCGCGGGGTCGGGCAGGTTATGGTTGGAGGGGCCAGAAACTATGCCGTCCGGATCAGGATAGATCCGGAAAAGCTGGCTGCCCGTGATTTGGTGGTTCAAGATGTTGTGGATGCGGTTCAAAGGGAGAATGTTGATATACCCTCAGGCAGGATTGAGGGTGTTTCCAGGGAATTCCTGATCAGAACCAGAGGTCAGTTTTCCGAGGCTGCCCCGTTCAACGACCTGATCATTGCCTATCAGGACGGCTCTCCGGTCAGGCTTTCGGATGTAGGTCAGGCTGTGGACGATGTTGAGAGTGACCGGCAGATAGCAAGATTCTCAGGAGAGCCGTCAGTTGGTCTGGGCATTGTCAAACAGACCGGAGCCAATACGGTAGCCCTGGCTGACCTGGTTCGGGACAGGGTCCAAGAGCTGTCCGCCAACTTTCCGCCCGGCCTGGAATACCGCCAGGCCATGGATGCTTCCGTCTACATCAAGGAAAACATCAGGGACCTGCAGGTCACGATCCTGATAGCAGCTTTTCTGGTGATTTTTGTTGTTCTGGCCTTTCTGCGCAGCGGACGGGGCACCATTGTGGTGGCCCTGGCCATCCCGACTTCCCTGCTGATCGGACTGGCCTTTATCAATGTCATGGGATTCAGTATAAACGTGCTGACCATGCTGGGCCTTATTCTGGTCATCGGCATCGTGGTTGATGACGCCATTGTGGTCCTTGAACGCAGTTTTTATCACATGGAGAACGGGGCTGACGCAATGCCTGCAGCCAGAGTCGGGACTACCGAGGTTGCTTTTCCGGCCCTGGCCAATTCCCTTTCCCTGGCCGCGGTCTTCATTCCAGTGGCCTTTACCGGTGGGATTGTGGGTCGGTTCTTTTTTGAATTCGGACTGACCGTAGCGGTTACAGTCTTTGCTTCAACCTTTGTGGCCCTGACCCTTACCCCCATGCTCTGCTCCAGGCTGCTCAGATACAAGAAACGCCGTAGTTTTCTTTTTGATCTGTCCGAGCGTCATCTCAAACGTTTTGAGTCAATTTATGTATGGATACTGAAAGGGGCCTTTAAGAGAAGAGGCTTGGTGGTGGTCATTGCTCTGATGGCCTTTGGTCTGGGAGTGGCCGCCTTGATGAGCATACCTCAGGAATTTCAGGCAGACGAGGACAGATCCAGATTCATGCTGGTTTTTGAAACCCCTGAAGGTTCCACCATCAGAGAAACCGATAGATTTGCCAGAAAAATCGAGGCTGAACTGGCCAGGGATCCTGATGTAAGCCATCAGTTCCTGGCCGTGGGTATGGGACCGGCAGGGCCGGGCCAGCCCAGCAGGGGTATTTCCTTTGTCACCCTTACTCCCAGGCAGGACAGGGAGCTGCATCAAAGCGAAGTCATGCAGAAATTCAGGGGGATATTGAGTTCAATACCTGATGGTCGAGCTTTTGTACTGGAACTCACCCCGGGCGGGGTTGGAGGTTCTCCCATCGAAATAGTATTGAAGAATCCGGATCTGGTGGAACTGGATCAGCTGCAGGATCAGGTTATGGGATGGATGCGTCAGAAACCGGAGTGGTTCGTAGGGGTGAGGACTAACCTTGAACTCAATAAGCCTCAGATCGACGTCAGGATTGACCGGGAACGAGCTGCTGAAATGGGAGTTTCTGTAACTCAGATTTCCAATACCCTCCGGTATCTCCTGGGTGAAGTTGACATTTCCAAAATTGAGAGGATGGCTGAGCGGTATGATGTCATCACCGATGTCCTTGGACGGGGAAGCATGAGTCCAGATTTTCTGCGAAGCATTTATGTCCGCAACAGCAGCCACCAGCTGGTCTCTTTGGATAGCTTGATCAGCTATGAAGAGACCGTTGGCCCCAGCGAGATTCACAGATTCAACAGAATCAGGTCGGCCACGATTTCCGCATCCACGCCTCCTGGCGTTGCCATGGGCGATGCAGTCAACCTTTTGTCCGGCTATCTTGATCAGGAACTCCCTCCCCAGGCTGACTATGAACTGGCAGGCATGTCTCAGGTGTTTGAGGAATCATTTTACTATTTGACCATTACCATTATTTTTTCCATTATCTTCATATACCTGGTCCTGGCGGCCCAGTTTGAATCCTTTATCTACCCCCTGACCATCATGACCTCTCTGCCCCTGGCCACGGTCGGAGCATTTGGTTCTCTATGGCTTATGGGCATGAATTTCAATGTTTATGCCTTTATCGGACTGATAATGCTCATGGGGCTGGTGACCAAGAACTCCATCCTGCTGATTGACTATACCAACATTCTGGTGGCCAGAGGAAGGAAACCCTTTGACGCTGCTCAGGAGGCTGCCAGGGAGAGGTTCAGGCCGGTGCTGATGACTGCCTGTTCTACCATTCTTGGAATGATGCCCATTGCCATGGGTTTTGGAACCGGTGGAGAAGCCAGAGCACCTCTGGGGATTTCAATCGTGGCCGGTTTGTTTACTTCCACGGCCCTGACCCTGATAGTCATCCCGGTAGTCTATACCCTCTATGATCAGCTCCAGAATTTCCTGCTGGGGAAAATGGGCAGAAAGGCATGA
- a CDS encoding M24 family metallopeptidase, giving the protein MFESLERLPALEMEKRLVSFRSRVVEAGIDCDAVLIFSRLNIYYFTGSLGNGVLWIPMDDDPVFMCRKGMERFKLESPVRRIAPFRSYGDIPGILSEFGQSFPQVIGVEKTGINWALADNLKKRLSGIEFVPVDQAISRTRMVKTGWEADKILICGKRHHEALYGVLPELIYPGMTEREISIKIWDCFFSLGHQGMMRMQNYGEEVFLGHVSAGDSANYPSVFNGPVGLRGEHPAITQMGYSGRVWQDKDPLTVDCGFALEGYVTDKTQVYFPAAARVPDSVQKAHDLCIEIQARAAEQLRPGVLAEEIYEKALAKAKKAGFADGFMGLDGNQVPFLGHGIGLAVDEYPPLARGFKEPLQNNMFLALEPKIGIRGVGMVGVENTFQVSDGGGVCVTGDAFDMVRV; this is encoded by the coding sequence ATGTTTGAGAGTCTGGAAAGGCTGCCGGCCCTGGAGATGGAAAAAAGACTGGTCTCATTCAGGTCCAGGGTTGTGGAAGCCGGTATTGATTGTGATGCGGTTCTGATCTTTTCCCGGTTGAATATATATTACTTTACTGGATCTCTTGGTAACGGAGTCCTATGGATACCCATGGATGATGACCCTGTCTTCATGTGCAGAAAGGGAATGGAAAGGTTTAAGCTGGAATCTCCTGTCAGGCGGATTGCTCCATTCAGATCATATGGAGATATTCCAGGAATACTGAGTGAATTCGGCCAGAGCTTTCCACAGGTTATTGGAGTGGAGAAGACAGGCATCAACTGGGCCCTGGCCGACAACCTCAAGAAGAGATTGTCCGGAATCGAGTTTGTCCCGGTTGACCAGGCAATCTCCAGAACAAGGATGGTCAAGACCGGGTGGGAGGCAGATAAGATCCTGATCTGCGGAAAAAGGCATCATGAGGCCCTGTACGGAGTTTTGCCCGAGCTTATTTATCCCGGCATGACCGAAAGGGAGATAAGCATCAAAATCTGGGACTGTTTTTTTTCCCTTGGTCATCAGGGAATGATGCGCATGCAGAATTATGGGGAAGAGGTTTTTCTAGGTCATGTATCCGCAGGTGACAGCGCCAACTATCCCAGTGTGTTCAACGGGCCAGTGGGATTGAGAGGAGAGCATCCAGCCATCACCCAGATGGGATATTCCGGCAGGGTCTGGCAGGACAAGGACCCCTTGACTGTGGACTGCGGATTTGCCCTGGAGGGATATGTCACTGATAAGACTCAGGTTTATTTTCCTGCTGCTGCAAGAGTTCCAGATAGTGTCCAGAAGGCTCATGACCTGTGTATTGAAATTCAGGCCCGGGCTGCTGAACAACTTAGGCCAGGCGTTCTGGCAGAGGAAATCTATGAAAAGGCACTGGCTAAGGCAAAGAAGGCTGGTTTTGCCGACGGCTTTATGGGGCTTGATGGGAATCAGGTCCCTTTTCTGGGTCACGGCATTGGCCTGGCAGTGGATGAGTACCCCCCATTGGCCAGAGGTTTTAAGGAGCCACTGCAGAATAATATGTTCCTTGCTTTGGAACCCAAGATCGGGATCAGGGGGGTTGGCATGGTTGGCGTTGAAAACACTTTCCAGGTTAGTGATGGCGGGGGAGTATGCGTTACTGGAGACGCATTTGATATGGTCAGGGTTTAG
- a CDS encoding PTS sugar transporter subunit IIB — protein MFWVRIDNRLIHGQVIETWIPFTRTKSLLVVNDELASDPIRQEIMGLAVPQGVEIIFAQVNESIDLIRKEFNDRMSSLFILFSKCSDARQAFEKGLMFSSINIGNLHYGPGKKQICSHIALSRDDSSCLKFFSKKGVKLDFRCVPHKQIQVDEW, from the coding sequence ATGTTCTGGGTCCGCATAGACAATCGTCTCATTCATGGACAGGTTATTGAAACCTGGATCCCTTTCACCAGGACCAAAAGCCTGTTGGTAGTTAATGACGAATTAGCTTCAGACCCGATCAGACAGGAAATAATGGGTTTGGCAGTTCCTCAGGGGGTTGAGATTATCTTTGCCCAGGTTAATGAGTCCATTGACTTGATCAGAAAAGAATTCAATGACAGGATGTCCTCGCTGTTCATTCTTTTTTCCAAGTGTTCCGATGCCAGACAAGCCTTTGAAAAGGGGCTCATGTTCTCTTCCATCAACATCGGCAATCTTCATTACGGACCAGGCAAAAAACAAATATGTTCCCATATCGCTTTGAGCCGGGACGACTCCTCCTGCCTGAAATTCTTCAGCAAAAAGGGGGTTAAACTTGATTTCAGATGTGTACCCCATAAACAGATCCAGGTGGATGAATGGTAG
- a CDS encoding PTS sugar transporter subunit IIC — MRPPLDDISERFFFALFSLTRFSLNLGFLDRPLVVGFFIILLTGQIFPTMYVAAFFELLWIDLIPAGTFIPPNAIFCVAATMVVVEIYSLSDTSQIFPIMVMTIPVAILFSILEGKQRKAQNKNYNIILQQSRKTAARYNPQSMINSSLIQLLLIYLTVGTAAIYGLVFIYEHLSPYLVHRDYLSWPLLLLMASISALAALRIRKAYFSLVLGLTLVSGYLAWQIFLA, encoded by the coding sequence ATTAGGCCCCCACTGGACGATATTTCTGAGCGGTTTTTTTTTGCTCTGTTTTCCCTGACCAGATTTTCATTAAACTTAGGCTTCCTGGACCGGCCTCTGGTGGTGGGTTTTTTCATAATCCTGCTAACAGGTCAAATCTTTCCGACCATGTATGTGGCAGCCTTTTTTGAACTGCTCTGGATTGACCTGATCCCGGCCGGAACTTTTATTCCTCCCAATGCCATTTTCTGCGTGGCAGCCACCATGGTGGTGGTGGAAATATACAGCCTGTCAGACACTTCTCAGATATTCCCGATCATGGTCATGACCATACCCGTGGCCATCCTGTTCTCAATTCTTGAAGGCAAACAGCGTAAAGCCCAGAACAAGAACTACAATATCATTCTCCAGCAGAGTAGAAAGACTGCTGCGCGCTATAATCCCCAGTCAATGATCAATTCATCCTTGATCCAGCTGTTGCTGATTTATCTGACCGTGGGAACTGCTGCGATATACGGCCTGGTCTTTATTTATGAGCATTTGAGCCCATACCTGGTCCACAGGGACTACCTCTCCTGGCCCCTTCTGCTGCTCATGGCCTCCATCAGCGCCCTGGCCGCCCTGCGCATCAGAAAGGCCTACTTCTCGCTGGTGCTGGGGCTGACCTTGGTATCAGGCTATCTTGCCTGGCAGATATTCCTGGCCTGA